A genomic segment from Bacillus cereus G9842 encodes:
- the aspS gene encoding aspartate--tRNA(Asn) ligase — protein sequence MNSIMKRSLTKECMEQSGKVVLLQGWVKKIRHLGNVSFLLLRDRTGVIQCVLENGLAGYKVDVESVVHVIGEIVETSKTELGVEVLAHEVKVINGAEPLPFEINKKKLQVGLDQLLNERVISLRHERTAAIFKVKSTLVQSFSEILIENDFTRIFTPKIVSQGAEGGANVFKLPYFQKEAYLAQSPQFYKQMMVAGGLERVFEIAPVYRAEHHNSSRHLNEYISLDVELGFIHDFYEVMQLETDVLRYMFQQVAKKCEIELQLLQIEVPVITEIPKITLLEAQEILKSKYRKESPVGDLDTEGEKLLGKYVKETYNSEFVFITHYPKEARPMYTMQNKENPAITDSFDLLYKGLEITSGAQRIHNYEMLLASFKEKGLHPEKFQSYLNTFRYGCPPHGGFGIGLERIVYKLLELTNVREASAFPRDCTRLIP from the coding sequence TTAGTTTTTTATTATTACGGGACAGAACAGGAGTAATTCAATGTGTATTAGAGAATGGATTGGCTGGATATAAAGTTGATGTAGAAAGTGTTGTCCATGTAATCGGTGAAATAGTCGAGACGTCGAAAACAGAATTGGGTGTTGAAGTACTTGCTCATGAAGTGAAAGTAATAAACGGTGCAGAACCACTTCCATTTGAAATAAATAAAAAGAAGTTACAAGTGGGCTTAGATCAACTACTTAATGAGCGAGTAATATCATTAAGGCATGAGCGAACCGCAGCGATTTTTAAAGTGAAATCTACACTCGTTCAGAGCTTTAGTGAAATTCTTATAGAGAACGATTTCACACGGATCTTTACGCCGAAAATTGTTTCGCAAGGGGCAGAAGGAGGAGCAAATGTTTTTAAGCTTCCATACTTCCAAAAAGAAGCTTATTTAGCACAATCACCACAGTTCTATAAGCAAATGATGGTGGCAGGTGGGTTAGAACGAGTTTTTGAAATTGCACCTGTATATAGAGCGGAACATCATAATTCTTCCCGTCATTTGAATGAATATATATCGTTAGACGTAGAACTTGGTTTTATTCATGATTTTTATGAAGTGATGCAACTAGAAACGGATGTTTTACGATATATGTTTCAACAAGTAGCGAAAAAATGTGAAATAGAACTACAACTATTACAAATAGAAGTACCTGTTATTACTGAAATACCTAAAATTACATTGTTAGAAGCACAAGAAATTTTGAAAAGTAAGTATCGTAAAGAATCTCCTGTAGGGGATTTAGATACAGAAGGTGAAAAGTTACTAGGGAAATATGTAAAGGAAACATATAATAGTGAATTTGTTTTCATTACACATTATCCGAAAGAAGCGAGACCGATGTATACGATGCAAAATAAAGAGAATCCAGCTATTACTGATTCATTCGACTTATTATATAAAGGGTTAGAAATAACGTCAGGGGCACAGCGAATTCATAATTATGAAATGTTACTCGCTTCGTTTAAAGAAAAAGGATTACACCCAGAGAAATTTCAATCTTATTTAAATACATTCCGATACGGTTGTCCCCCGCATGGAGGTTTCGGAATTGGGTTAGAAAGGATTGTATATAAACTATTAGAATTAACAAATGTACGAGAGGCGAGTGCTTTTCCGAGAGATTGTACTCGTCTTATACCGTAA
- a CDS encoding sodium-dependent transporter — protein MKQTEQWTSKLGFIMAAAGSAIGLGAIWKFPYIAGKSGGGAFFLIFILFTILIGLPLLIAEFMIGRSTQKQAVGAFKSIAPNTGWHWIGRLGVGTCFILLSFYSVVGGWVLIYLFRGITGQLIAPGQNYGALFTETIGNPTWAIMGHFAFMFITIWVVSKGVQNGIEKASKYMLPALFVLFVALIIRSLTLDDAMKGVKFFLQPDFSKITSESILFAMGQSFFAISIGISIMVTYSSYLNKKESLPKSAITIVGLNLFVSLFAGLAIFPAVFSLGMEPTEGPGLLFIVLPSVFSQIPFGGFFLTVFLALFTFATLTSAFSLLETVVSALANGEQEKRTKLSWLIGFGIFLVGIPSALSFGVWSDITIFGKNIFDAVDFLSSNILMPLGALFISIFVSFKMEKKILEAEFFVGGNYGKKVFTCWAFLLRFVAPLAIIIVFLNVIGII, from the coding sequence ATGAAACAAACGGAGCAATGGACTTCGAAATTAGGTTTTATAATGGCTGCAGCAGGATCAGCAATTGGACTTGGCGCAATATGGAAGTTTCCTTATATCGCCGGGAAGAGCGGGGGAGGAGCATTCTTTTTAATCTTTATATTATTTACTATATTAATTGGATTACCACTACTTATAGCTGAATTTATGATTGGACGTAGTACGCAGAAACAAGCAGTTGGCGCATTTAAAAGTATTGCACCAAATACAGGGTGGCACTGGATTGGACGCCTTGGTGTTGGAACGTGTTTTATACTACTTTCATTTTATAGTGTTGTAGGTGGATGGGTGTTAATTTATTTATTCAGAGGAATTACTGGACAACTAATTGCACCGGGACAAAATTACGGAGCATTATTTACTGAAACAATTGGGAATCCCACTTGGGCTATTATGGGACATTTCGCTTTTATGTTCATTACGATATGGGTTGTATCAAAGGGTGTACAAAACGGAATTGAAAAAGCAAGTAAATATATGTTGCCAGCATTGTTCGTTTTATTTGTCGCTCTTATTATTCGTTCGTTAACACTTGATGATGCTATGAAAGGTGTGAAGTTTTTCTTACAACCAGATTTCTCAAAGATTACTTCGGAAAGTATTTTGTTCGCAATGGGGCAATCATTCTTTGCAATTAGTATCGGGATTTCAATTATGGTTACCTATAGTTCCTATTTAAATAAAAAAGAAAGTTTACCAAAATCAGCAATAACAATTGTTGGATTGAATTTATTTGTTTCTTTATTTGCAGGTCTTGCCATTTTTCCGGCCGTATTTTCATTAGGAATGGAGCCGACAGAAGGACCTGGATTACTATTTATCGTATTACCATCTGTATTTAGTCAAATCCCATTCGGTGGATTTTTCTTAACAGTATTCCTTGCACTATTTACATTTGCGACATTAACATCGGCATTTTCTCTACTAGAAACTGTTGTTTCAGCATTAGCAAATGGTGAACAAGAAAAGAGAACGAAATTATCATGGCTGATCGGTTTCGGCATTTTCTTAGTAGGTATACCATCAGCGTTATCATTTGGAGTATGGAGTGATATTACGATTTTCGGAAAGAATATTTTTGATGCAGTAGACTTCTTATCTAGTAATATATTAATGCCACTTGGAGCACTATTTATTAGTATTTTCGTTTCATTCAAAATGGAAAAGAAGATACTAGAAGCAGAGTTTTTTGTAGGTGGAAATTATGGAAAGAAAGTATTTACTTGTTGGGCATTTTTACTTCGATTTGTAGCACCGCTCGCAATCATTATCGTCTTCTTAAATGTAATAGGGATTATTTAA
- a CDS encoding alpha/beta fold hydrolase has product MANLIETGEYMNIRGKKLYVETHGNPKNKPVLYLHGGPGESCYDFSFHQAERLKDSLYVIMIDQRGVGRSEKITEDEAFGLNDLIEDCEELKKVLQIEKWSIIGHSFGGYVALLYASIYPSSIEKIIFEGPTFDFALTSRALLQKTGHLLKKYGKEEVAKECFAYSSSDASSEELLEAYIRLSAELEEKRMEIYNNKEDRTDESLYSDEEWEIFSNRSKMHFDRLKLEGACHTSLLSKIKDVKNLMLLIVGKHDVVTCEEQIKTFNKDARNGKYIVFEESGHSPHYEEADRFAETVIHFLK; this is encoded by the coding sequence ATGGCGAATTTGATAGAAACAGGAGAGTATATGAATATTAGAGGGAAAAAGCTATACGTTGAAACACATGGAAATCCTAAAAATAAGCCAGTCTTATACTTGCATGGTGGACCAGGAGAGAGTTGTTATGATTTTTCATTTCATCAAGCGGAACGTTTAAAAGATTCTCTATATGTAATTATGATAGATCAAAGAGGTGTTGGTCGTTCAGAAAAAATTACTGAAGACGAAGCTTTTGGATTAAATGATTTGATTGAAGACTGTGAGGAATTAAAAAAAGTATTACAAATTGAGAAGTGGTCTATAATTGGACATTCTTTCGGTGGATATGTAGCATTGCTTTATGCGTCGATATATCCAAGTTCAATAGAGAAAATAATATTTGAAGGACCAACTTTTGATTTTGCATTAACAAGTAGAGCTTTGTTGCAAAAGACAGGGCATTTATTAAAAAAGTATGGAAAAGAAGAAGTAGCAAAAGAGTGCTTTGCTTATTCATCTAGCGATGCTAGTTCAGAAGAGTTGTTAGAAGCTTATATAAGATTAAGCGCTGAATTAGAAGAAAAAAGAATGGAGATTTACAATAATAAGGAAGATAGGACAGATGAGAGTTTATACAGTGATGAAGAGTGGGAAATATTTTCAAATCGCTCCAAAATGCACTTTGATAGATTAAAATTAGAGGGAGCATGTCATACATCATTATTATCAAAAATAAAAGATGTAAAAAATCTAATGTTATTAATAGTAGGAAAACATGATGTAGTAACGTGTGAAGAACAAATTAAAACATTTAATAAAGATGCCCGAAACGGCAAGTATATCGTATTTGAAGAGAGCGGTCATTCACCTCATTATGAGGAAGCAGATAGATTTGCAGAAACAGTCATACATTTTTTGAAATGA
- a CDS encoding nucleotidyltransferase family protein, producing the protein MKIKTEKDIIRLIENDEWMMNVLQMAKSLELPDWWVCAGFVRSKIWDTLHDYEAKTAMPDVDVIYYDSLHQDEIYEQSLETKLMNIDATIPWSVKNQARMHVVNNMPPYSSSVNAISKFPETATALGVTLDELNNVILTAPCGIEDVLSLQVRPTAHFLKSKERLHMYKNRVIKKNWQSKWPNITITYPEI; encoded by the coding sequence ATGAAGATCAAAACAGAGAAAGATATAATTCGCTTAATAGAAAACGACGAATGGATGATGAATGTATTACAAATGGCAAAATCACTAGAGTTACCTGATTGGTGGGTTTGTGCCGGCTTTGTTCGTTCTAAAATTTGGGATACTTTACATGACTATGAAGCTAAAACGGCTATGCCTGATGTTGATGTGATTTATTATGATAGTCTACATCAAGATGAGATATACGAACAATCATTAGAAACGAAATTAATGAATATTGATGCTACTATTCCTTGGTCTGTAAAAAATCAAGCTCGTATGCATGTAGTGAATAATATGCCACCATATTCTTCTTCTGTTAATGCTATTTCTAAATTCCCTGAAACAGCAACGGCTTTAGGAGTTACACTTGATGAACTAAACAATGTTATATTAACAGCCCCATGTGGTATTGAAGATGTCCTTTCCTTACAAGTGAGACCAACAGCTCATTTTCTTAAATCGAAAGAACGATTACATATGTACAAAAACAGAGTTATAAAAAAGAATTGGCAAAGTAAGTGGCCTAACATCACAATCACATATCCAGAAATTTAG
- a CDS encoding lipid II flippase Amj family protein encodes MSITLIFIMAFTIVIHAVETSSYSIRLAGVRLKKIAVALSVVGIVLLISRTSNLLQAFLLGGIVDEAKLDPSIDLEHIIRLVLLSASIGTLLAIILYPTLTKLFGYVIQNFETDGSFIRMMKTNNIQKLKYTKKYVRFPKLEMIHRLRIGGIPKRIMLINMFATAIYTAGVLSALYASFLNPDYATNASTASGLVNGFATILLTVLLDPRIALLTERALQSESGAESMSKMYGWLMISRLLGTLLAQLLFVPGAYWILWIIELMH; translated from the coding sequence ATGTCAATTACGTTAATTTTTATAATGGCTTTCACAATTGTAATCCACGCAGTTGAAACAAGCTCTTATAGTATTCGATTAGCGGGGGTTCGTTTAAAGAAGATTGCTGTCGCATTATCCGTCGTAGGAATTGTATTACTCATTTCAAGAACGTCAAACTTACTACAAGCCTTTTTACTTGGCGGGATTGTGGACGAAGCAAAACTAGATCCTTCTATTGATTTAGAGCATATTATACGTCTTGTACTATTATCTGCTTCTATCGGTACATTGCTTGCGATTATACTGTATCCAACTTTGACAAAACTATTTGGATATGTCATTCAAAACTTTGAAACAGACGGTTCTTTCATTCGAATGATGAAAACGAATAACATTCAAAAATTAAAGTACACAAAAAAATATGTCCGCTTTCCAAAGTTAGAAATGATTCATAGACTGCGTATCGGTGGTATTCCAAAGCGTATTATGCTTATTAACATGTTTGCTACTGCTATTTATACAGCTGGGGTACTTTCTGCCCTTTACGCTTCTTTTTTAAATCCAGATTATGCAACAAATGCAAGTACAGCTTCTGGCCTTGTAAATGGTTTCGCCACTATTTTATTAACTGTATTACTCGATCCACGCATTGCTCTTTTAACAGAACGTGCTTTACAATCAGAAAGCGGTGCTGAATCTATGAGTAAAATGTATGGTTGGCTAATGATTTCTAGACTTCTCGGCACATTATTGGCACAACTACTATTTGTACCAGGTGCTTACTGGATTTTATGGATTATTGAACTTATGCATTAA
- a CDS encoding HAD family hydrolase, with the protein MYKTFLFDLDGTLTDPKEGIVNSVLYALKKVGIEEVHISELDSFIGPPIQQSFVERYNMSEGEVERAVFYFREYLKQRGLFENNVYEGILKLLQQLKSSGNRIFVATSKPTVFAKQVIEHFQLTNYFEDIIGSNLDGTRIKKEEIIAHILQTNEELNKEEMIMIGDRKHDIIGANQNGIASIGVLYGYGCEKELTEVSATYIVKDVEELYHFCVRKILINQ; encoded by the coding sequence ATGTATAAAACATTTCTATTTGATTTAGATGGAACTTTAACGGATCCGAAAGAAGGGATTGTAAATTCGGTTTTGTATGCGTTAAAAAAAGTAGGAATTGAAGAAGTACATATAAGTGAGTTAGATTCATTTATAGGTCCTCCTATTCAGCAATCATTCGTAGAGAGATATAATATGAGTGAAGGAGAGGTTGAACGTGCAGTTTTTTACTTCCGTGAGTATTTAAAGCAGCGTGGATTGTTTGAAAATAATGTATACGAGGGGATTCTGAAGCTCTTGCAACAATTAAAAAGTTCAGGAAATCGCATATTCGTAGCTACTTCAAAGCCCACTGTATTTGCGAAACAAGTTATAGAGCATTTTCAATTAACGAATTATTTCGAAGATATCATTGGAAGTAATTTAGATGGTACGAGAATAAAAAAAGAAGAAATAATTGCTCATATTTTACAAACAAATGAAGAACTAAATAAAGAAGAAATGATAATGATTGGTGATAGAAAGCACGATATAATAGGTGCGAATCAGAATGGAATTGCTTCAATTGGTGTTTTATATGGCTATGGCTGTGAGAAAGAACTGACTGAAGTTAGTGCGACTTACATAGTGAAAGATGTTGAAGAACTGTATCATTTTTGTGTAAGAAAAATTTTAATAAATCAGTAA
- a CDS encoding GntP family permease, producing the protein MELVIILLALSLLMFVAYRGFSVILFAPIFALFAVFLTEPSYVLPFFSNIFMEKMVGFIKLYFPVFLLGAIFGKVVEMSGIADSIAKTIIELVGEKRTILAIVLMGAILTYSGVSVYVVVFAVYPFAAKLFRQANIPKRLIPGTIVLGAVTFTMDALPGSPQIQNVIPTTFFKTNIYAAPILGIVGAIFVLTLGLLYLESRRKKAKAAGEGYFGFNDGNTEMAASLQLEQKNMPLINNIEITRAQQLIAFIPLILVGVMNKVFTIMIPKWYPSGFDFSAIGMKAFGKVELSAVVGIWSVELALIIGILTTLLLYWKRVVTGFQAGLNTSIGGALLATMNTGAEFGFGGVIAALPGFVIMRDGISATFTNPLVNGAVTTNILAGITGSASGGMGIVLSAMGDKFIAAANQFDIPLEVMHRIVSMASGGMDTLPHNGAIITILTVTGLTHKQSYKDIFAITVLKTVAVFLVIAFYTLTGLY; encoded by the coding sequence TTGGAGTTAGTTATTATATTATTAGCACTAAGTTTACTTATGTTCGTAGCATATAGAGGCTTTTCTGTTATTTTATTCGCACCGATATTTGCATTATTTGCAGTATTTTTGACAGAACCTAGTTATGTATTACCTTTCTTTTCTAATATCTTTATGGAGAAAATGGTTGGATTTATAAAGTTATATTTTCCTGTGTTTTTATTAGGAGCAATATTTGGAAAAGTAGTGGAAATGTCAGGAATTGCAGATTCTATCGCAAAAACGATTATTGAGTTAGTTGGTGAAAAACGTACTATATTAGCGATTGTATTAATGGGGGCTATTTTAACGTATAGTGGTGTTAGTGTGTATGTAGTAGTGTTTGCTGTTTATCCGTTCGCAGCTAAGTTGTTTCGACAAGCTAATATTCCAAAGCGTTTAATCCCTGGAACGATTGTTCTTGGAGCAGTAACGTTTACAATGGATGCGCTACCTGGATCACCACAAATTCAAAATGTAATACCTACAACATTTTTTAAAACGAATATTTATGCTGCACCGATACTTGGCATTGTAGGAGCAATTTTTGTTCTTACATTAGGTTTACTATATTTAGAGAGTAGACGTAAGAAGGCAAAAGCGGCAGGTGAAGGATATTTTGGTTTTAATGATGGAAATACTGAAATGGCAGCATCTTTGCAATTAGAACAAAAAAATATGCCATTAATTAATAACATTGAAATTACAAGAGCACAACAACTTATTGCATTTATACCACTTATTTTAGTAGGTGTAATGAATAAAGTGTTTACTATTATGATACCAAAGTGGTATCCAAGCGGTTTTGATTTTTCTGCAATTGGTATGAAAGCATTTGGAAAAGTAGAATTAAGTGCAGTAGTAGGAATTTGGTCTGTAGAATTGGCACTTATTATAGGGATCTTAACAACGTTATTATTATATTGGAAGCGAGTAGTAACAGGTTTCCAAGCTGGATTGAATACAAGTATTGGTGGAGCGCTACTTGCAACGATGAATACAGGAGCTGAGTTTGGATTCGGTGGTGTCATTGCAGCACTTCCAGGCTTCGTAATTATGAGAGATGGCATCTCTGCTACTTTCACAAATCCTTTAGTGAATGGTGCAGTAACGACGAATATTTTAGCTGGAATTACAGGCTCTGCATCAGGAGGAATGGGAATAGTATTAAGTGCAATGGGAGATAAATTTATTGCAGCGGCCAATCAATTTGATATTCCATTAGAAGTTATGCACCGTATCGTATCAATGGCATCAGGAGGAATGGATACACTACCGCATAACGGGGCTATTATTACTATTCTTACAGTAACAGGATTAACACATAAACAGTCCTATAAAGATATATTTGCTATTACAGTTTTGAAAACGGTTGCTGTATTTTTAGTTATCGCGTTCTATACTTTAACAGGACTCTATTAA
- a CDS encoding iron-containing alcohol dehydrogenase — translation MQEVSEFRMPKSVLYGRNSLEKLGEQSKKLGKRAFIVTDTIMEKLGYLEKCIQQLNKKSITVSTYNKVDAEPTNIHVLEALSLCKEEKCDFIIGIGGGSCIDAAKAVAVLYTNGGEVEDYVEKDIEIENNPLPLIAIPTTSGTGSEVTSVAVITNKKTDVKMMMKHPSFIPKVAIIDPVLTSSLPPQITAATGIDALCHAIEAYISKFSQPLTDVLALSAIESIMKYLRIAYEDGRNMEAREAMMIASLQAGIAFSNASVTLVHGMSRPVGALFHVPHGISNAILLPTVLEFTKTSAVKRLAKIGRSLNKDLYSNSDEEVADYTLGEIKKLCFDLRIPNLKEYGIDEIEFENAISKMASDAIESGSPANNPRVPSYDEIKALYRECFNYKYKEFIKTSDC, via the coding sequence TTGCAAGAAGTTTCTGAGTTTCGTATGCCAAAGTCGGTATTATATGGAAGGAATTCGCTTGAAAAACTTGGGGAACAATCAAAAAAGTTAGGGAAAAGAGCTTTTATAGTTACTGATACAATTATGGAGAAATTAGGATATCTTGAAAAGTGTATACAACAACTAAATAAGAAAAGTATTACTGTTAGTACATATAATAAAGTGGATGCTGAACCTACAAATATACACGTGTTAGAAGCCTTATCTCTTTGTAAAGAGGAAAAGTGTGATTTTATTATCGGTATTGGTGGTGGAAGTTGTATTGATGCTGCGAAAGCAGTAGCGGTTTTATATACAAATGGTGGAGAAGTTGAGGATTATGTCGAAAAGGATATTGAAATAGAAAACAATCCACTACCACTTATTGCAATTCCAACAACTTCTGGTACTGGATCGGAAGTTACAAGTGTAGCAGTAATTACGAATAAAAAAACAGATGTAAAAATGATGATGAAGCATCCTAGTTTTATACCGAAAGTAGCAATTATAGATCCAGTTTTGACAAGTTCGTTACCACCACAAATTACGGCAGCAACAGGAATAGATGCGTTATGTCATGCGATTGAAGCTTATATTTCTAAATTTTCACAGCCACTTACAGATGTACTTGCTCTTTCAGCTATTGAAAGTATTATGAAATATTTACGTATAGCATATGAAGATGGACGTAATATGGAGGCAAGAGAAGCGATGATGATTGCTTCCTTACAAGCTGGAATTGCATTTTCTAATGCATCAGTTACATTAGTTCATGGAATGTCAAGGCCAGTGGGAGCATTATTTCATGTACCGCATGGAATATCAAATGCCATACTATTACCTACAGTGTTAGAGTTTACAAAAACAAGTGCAGTGAAAAGGTTAGCAAAAATTGGACGTAGTTTAAATAAGGATTTGTATTCGAATTCTGATGAGGAAGTAGCAGACTACACGCTTGGGGAAATAAAAAAACTTTGCTTTGATCTTCGTATTCCAAATTTAAAAGAATATGGAATCGATGAAATTGAATTTGAAAATGCTATTTCTAAAATGGCATCAGATGCAATTGAAAGTGGTAGCCCAGCTAATAACCCACGTGTTCCATCATATGATGAAATCAAAGCGTTGTATCGAGAGTGTTTTAATTATAAGTATAAAGAATTTATAAAAACATCAGATTGTTAA
- a CDS encoding aspartate/glutamate racemase family protein: MKTIGLIGGMSWESTSEYYRIINEEIKERLGGLHSAKCLINSVDFEEIERCQSSGDWDGAGEILGNAAYSLQKGGADFIIICTNTMHKVVGKIKAKIDIPVLHVADATAKAIKRKDIQKVGLLGTTYTMEQDFYKSRIEENNIKVIVPSEKNRKEINKVIYTELCLGKIVSQSREYYKRVIEELVQKGAQGIILGCTEIGLLIKQEDVSVPIFDTTHIHAIEAVKVALDRM, from the coding sequence ATGAAAACGATAGGTCTTATAGGTGGTATGAGTTGGGAATCAACTTCTGAATATTATCGAATTATTAATGAAGAAATAAAAGAGAGATTAGGAGGGCTACATTCAGCAAAATGTTTGATTAATAGTGTGGATTTTGAAGAGATTGAACGATGTCAGTCTAGCGGAGATTGGGATGGTGCTGGAGAAATTCTAGGGAATGCGGCATATTCATTACAAAAGGGAGGAGCAGACTTTATAATCATTTGTACAAATACAATGCATAAGGTAGTTGGAAAAATAAAGGCGAAAATTGATATTCCAGTCTTACATGTTGCTGATGCAACTGCAAAAGCAATTAAAAGAAAAGACATTCAAAAGGTTGGTCTGCTTGGAACTACATATACAATGGAGCAAGATTTCTATAAGTCACGTATAGAAGAAAATAATATAAAAGTAATAGTACCATCAGAAAAAAATAGAAAAGAAATAAATAAAGTAATATATACAGAATTATGTTTAGGAAAAATAGTATCTCAATCTAGAGAATATTATAAAAGAGTCATCGAAGAGTTAGTGCAAAAAGGAGCACAGGGAATCATATTAGGTTGTACAGAAATAGGGTTATTAATAAAGCAAGAAGACGTATCTGTCCCGATATTTGATACGACTCATATACATGCAATTGAAGCAGTCAAGGTAGCTCTAGATAGAATGTAA
- a CDS encoding SAM-dependent methyltransferase, whose product MFSVQPIAFVHNERKEIKDDEWGEVRSRITLTEMYAEESIQGIEDFSHIEVVFYFHKVTDEQIQYFARHPRNNKDYPEVGIFAQRGKNRPNRIGVTIVKVIKREGKSIIVEGLDAIDGTPILDIKPIMKEFMPKEEIHQPKWATDIMRQYWKGNGVK is encoded by the coding sequence ATGTTTTCAGTTCAACCAATCGCATTTGTACATAATGAAAGAAAGGAAATAAAAGATGATGAGTGGGGAGAAGTAAGATCCCGTATAACTTTAACTGAAATGTATGCAGAAGAAAGTATACAAGGGATTGAAGATTTTTCTCATATTGAAGTTGTTTTTTATTTTCATAAAGTAACTGACGAGCAAATTCAGTATTTTGCTAGACATCCTAGAAATAATAAGGATTATCCTGAAGTAGGTATTTTTGCACAGCGCGGGAAAAATCGCCCGAATCGCATAGGTGTAACAATTGTAAAGGTGATCAAAAGAGAAGGTAAATCAATTATTGTTGAGGGATTAGATGCTATTGATGGCACTCCTATATTGGATATAAAACCAATAATGAAAGAGTTTATGCCGAAAGAAGAAATACACCAGCCTAAATGGGCAACGGATATAATGAGACAGTATTGGAAGGGGAATGGAGTAAAATGA
- a CDS encoding GNAT family N-acetyltransferase, with translation MRIYEATIADLDGLASVFNNYRMFYRQDSDLEGAKVFLRNRIEKKESVIFVAVEDGEYIGFTQLYPSFSSISMKELWILNDLFVQAAKRGAGTGKKLLEAAKEYALENGAKGVKLQTEIDNLSAQRLYAENGYLRDNRYFHYELTF, from the coding sequence ATGAGAATATATGAGGCAACAATTGCAGATTTAGATGGACTAGCATCAGTTTTTAATAACTATCGCATGTTTTATAGGCAGGATTCTGATTTAGAAGGGGCAAAAGTATTTTTACGAAACCGAATTGAGAAAAAAGAGTCCGTTATTTTCGTAGCAGTTGAAGACGGCGAATATATTGGGTTCACACAACTATATCCATCATTTTCTTCCATTTCAATGAAAGAATTATGGATTTTAAATGATTTATTTGTACAAGCGGCGAAGCGTGGAGCCGGAACAGGTAAAAAATTATTAGAAGCTGCTAAAGAATACGCATTAGAAAATGGAGCAAAAGGTGTAAAATTACAAACAGAGATTGATAATTTATCAGCACAACGATTATATGCTGAAAATGGTTATTTGAGAGATAATCGTTATTTCCATTACGAATTAACGTTTTAA
- a CDS encoding DUF2975 domain-containing protein, whose product MIFLSGIAVLALCIFLVPEMANFVANLYPNIAPIKYLVFIVMYVAAVPFYVALYQAFNLLQYIDENTAFSELSVKSLKNIKRCAVTISGLYVLGLPLFHFIVKKMEPPIGLVGLIIIFASFVSAVFTAILQRLLQEAINIKSENDLTV is encoded by the coding sequence ATTATTTTTCTTTCTGGAATTGCAGTGCTTGCCTTATGCATATTTTTAGTGCCGGAAATGGCGAATTTTGTAGCGAATTTGTATCCTAATATCGCTCCGATAAAATATCTTGTTTTTATTGTGATGTATGTAGCAGCTGTGCCTTTTTATGTTGCTCTTTATCAGGCTTTCAATCTTTTACAGTATATTGACGAGAACACAGCGTTCTCGGAATTATCTGTAAAGTCGTTAAAGAATATAAAGCGCTGTGCAGTTACAATCAGTGGTTTGTATGTATTAGGTTTGCCACTTTTTCATTTTATAGTGAAGAAAATGGAACCTCCTATTGGGTTAGTGGGACTTATTATCATTTTTGCTTCGTTCGTTAGCGCTGTTTTTACCGCTATCCTTCAACGCCTTCTACAAGAAGCAATTAACATAAAATCAGAAAATGATTTGACAGTTTGA
- a CDS encoding helix-turn-helix domain-containing protein, protein MSVTELSEKVEITMANLSILKNGKAKAVRFSTLEAICKALECQPGDILEYKNDENTQ, encoded by the coding sequence ATGAGTGTAACGGAGCTTTCGGAGAAGGTTGAAATTACGATGGCGAATCTTTCTATTTTGAAAAATGGGAAAGCAAAAGCGGTTCGTTTTTCAACATTAGAAGCGATATGTAAAGCTTTGGAGTGTCAGCCAGGGGATATTTTGGAGTATAAAAACGATGAGAATACTCAATAA